The Rutidosis leptorrhynchoides isolate AG116_Rl617_1_P2 unplaced genomic scaffold, CSIRO_AGI_Rlap_v1 contig424, whole genome shotgun sequence DNA window ATTCGATAAGGGTTTATATGGCATAGTTTTTAATTGAAAGCAATTAAAATATTCATGTAATGAGAAATAAAATAATTCACCTGTGTTACTTTACCGATAAGCGTGACTCTATCATCCACGTAACTTATAAACCTATTATAAATCGTCGACTATTAATACTACGACTAATTAAACTATTACGAGACATTACACGAATTAAATCCTACACGTCCCACTCGTCGTAATAACtttaatttgaatttaaaatattttATCTACTTCACTTAATATCAATATACTTTAGAACCATTTCATAAATTTTAATCTCTAACCAATTTTTTATTAATTCAATTAATCAACTAAATTATTTTTCTACTTAAAAATATTTAGAAAAAATCAAATAATATTCCCAATCTCTTAAATAATCTATTATCATTTTTCCATAATTTTCTAAATTGATTCAGAAtcttaattaatttttaaaacaattaattacATTAAACATATATCCTATAACTTTGAATTATTCAAAAATcggaataaattaaatatgttatcTTTTAAGTCTGATTTTTACATATTATGTTTAAAACAATGTTTTTATCCTACCAGAAAAATTTGGTAGGTTCGGAGCAAGTAAAACTGTAATTATTAGGTTCGGAATGATTGGTTTAAAATAGGTCCGGGTGATGGAAAAGACATGACTGCcctttgactatttgaaggacagAAGGTATTTTGGTAATTATTTTAAAAGTTGTGAGGGCAAAATAGTCATTTAATCGAAAATCTATTTTATATACTCGATTTGGACCGAAAAAATTCATTTTCTTCTTCGATTTTTCCCTCTCTCTCCCCTTttcgtctctctctctctctctacacaGTCGGTGGCCGCCGGAATTTTCCCAGATTCGGGCGACCTCCACGGCGGTCCGACCGCCGTTCACGATGGCGGCTGTTGGCGGTTGTCGCCGGAATTCGGCGAAATTCACATGGTCGACTCGTTTCGACGAGATAAACACGATGGTGTGGTCGGTTTTTCCATATCTTACTCTGTTTAGCCTAGAAATCCGATCAAAGATACGGTTTCAAATTTTTAAAACCTTAGACCCGGTCTTCGTTTTCATATATGTTATTCTAGACATCCTTCTCATCATTTCTATGTAATTTCCGTTTCAAAACACAAATTTTAGATGGGTTACCGCCAATTCAAAGTTTTTGGTATGGAATGAGAAAGATATTTTGGTATGGAATGCTATGTTTTTTTAGCTATACTCCTCAAATGAAAAAATGAAGAGTTCTGAAATTCTACTAAGATGTACAAAAATCGATCAGGACAGAAACCTAATGACTACACTTTTGTTGCTCTGGTGGTCACTGCAGCTAGTAACCTGCAAGTCTATACATGCATGCTAAATGTGGAAGCATGGAAGATGCTTCTAAAACATTTAATTCCACATAACAGGGAGATGTTGTCGATTGGAATTCCATGATTTCGACTTATGCACATCATAGAATAGCAGAAGAAGCTCTAAAAAATTTTGATGAAATGATTAAGGATGGAATCTAGCCCAATTGTGTCGCTCTATTGGGCGTGTTATCGGCATACAGGGTCGATCGAAGAAGCTCTGAAAGTACTAAAATATATGAAATTAAATTTCACGGGTCTAGCTTTTTATTGGAATAATAACCCATTGATATTTAATTCATGAAAGATGATTAAATCAAGTTATATTCACACAGAACACTCATGCTTCCACAAGTAAAATAATAAAGTAAATGGAAAAGCATTAGAAGTTGACACAGATCCAGTAAAGATTtactcaatttggaaaatatgtcaTCTAAGGAAATCACCAATATTGCAAGTTATGTTATAACCAAACcaaacacaaaaaaaaatattatcaaaaaaaaacATTAAAAGTAAAAACTTTGAAGGTCTAGAGGCTTGTTTGCCCATGTGCGGAGAAGGTCCAAAAATCGGCACCTTCTTCCTTCCCGTGATCAGATAGAGATGCTTTTTTTCACCGGTGTATTTATTGTGAAAGGCATACATCTCTACCAGATCTCCAGCAACAAGGTCCCTCTTGTTGACAAACTTGAAGAAGGCTTGGTTCTCGTTGGTTAACACTAACGTCTTCAAGATTTCTTCCTCACGGACATTTAGGTTCCATATTTCGTCATCACTATCGATTACTTTGAAATCAAGCAGCCTTTGAGATGTTGCCTCCTTCTCTTCTCCGATAATGAGAGTCATATGCATGTAGAGTACAGACTGCTTACATGATATTTGTTTGGAtaaaatcatgttttctagggagAAAGAAAAACCAAATAAGTTTCCCAACTTAGAGATCTATTGGCAACCAGGAATACAAACAAAGACCTCATAATAATGAACATGTCAATATAATAAGAGACAATTGGTCATAAATGCACACCTATATAGATAAAGTGAAGATAACAATTCATCTAAATGATGAAATTTGTCTGTCATGATAGTGAATCACAATATAAGTCACACAAACCCAGAAAGACACTATAAAGTAGAGAAACAAAGCTTCAGACACCAACTCAATCACTTATAAGCTCATGTGCAATCCTCCCTCATCAAAATTATTTCAACCATCAACATATGGTATCACAAGTAAGTTTCATTCTCGATGTGTGGGGGCATGTGAGTCCCACATGAATCCAATCAATCACTTATAAAATCATGTGCAATCCTCCCTCCATCCACTCAACCCAATTGTGGGAACCAAAAGTGCATTCTATATGAACCCAGAAGGATTATTTCCATTGCCCTTGATGCCCATAATGTTGTTTAATTGTGTATTAATGTTGAAATTTTTCATGTTGCCGACCCATGGTATGCTATTTAGTCTAAGTGGTAGCCGTAGCAAATTCTTATACTCATCTACAGTGGGTACTAGCACCGCGTTGTTAAACACAAACCCTCCAACTCTAGGATCATAGAACTCAAGGGTAATCTTCATGAAAATCATGTCAACCTCAAACTAAATCAGATCAGCTATCAACCTATATCGCTCTTCAAATATTTTTTTCTCTGCTAGTGTAAGGTTGCTACCCTCGACTCACCTCTCTATCTATAAAAAAAAACCCTCCCCAGAGGAGAGCAGAAGCTCCAGGATGAGTATGTCCTGGATTCATTCCCGGATTCATTCTCGGTGGTTCTCCTGTAGCTGGATTCTTCGGAACCACAAGAATCCCTATATCTGTATGAATCAATATTATTACATTCCAATTCCTTCCCGGTACCTCCACATTTTTTTCCATCAAGAATATTTTATAAAACTCTTGGACTCCCGAATAAGTCTTTCAACTTGAACTGAGGTGTATCGTTCCCATGTGCTTGCGAAGTCGTTTTGTCTTTTTAAGATGGAATCATGAGGGAAAAAAAACATTTTCAATTAGATTAGAGAAAgttaaatttacaaaataaaagAATAAATGGAATGCAAGCACAAAAATTAGACATGGTCACGGGTACATGACCCGACTGGTCAAACCCGGAACCATAAAAACCAACCCATGACATGGTGGATCGAGCAAGCGTAATGTTGTTGTTGACAAATGAGAGCTTGACATGTGCCACAATATACATAGTCTCAATCCATCCTTCATCTTCCCATTCGTCGGAGATGATAATGACGTTGACAAATGCATAACACACGCATGCATATAAAAGATATCTTCTTTTTTTAGCATTGCATGCACAAAACTAGGAGGAAATCAAAATAAAAATTCAAACCCCAATCtccatattaaagatattatccGATAGGTAATATTGAAAGACTTTGGAGAGGATACATTGTAGCCCAACAACAAGGTTAATTTAGAGATAATAATGCATCTGGGTAATAGTACTAGGTTGTGGCTATGTCCTTATGGAGTTAtggtcaaataataataatatgtcgaTTCCTAATTGGAGTTGGATTGTAATTAGTGGAAaataatttgattgaaaatggttaaatAAGTTGAAACTTGTTCAAAAAGTTTAAGATACAATTTCCGGTAATATATTTTCGAATTGGATCCACCATTTTCAAATGGTAAATTAATGTTAGCTTAATCTTATTTATTTTTTATGACATGAATCCATTCATTCATTTAAAACATCCATATGTGTCTGATTCAAACAACTCGTTAAATGAATAATAAATAGACACATAAAGAGAACGAGGATGAATTTTTACTAAACTATGAACTATTTGATTTGCTTTTCACTttacaaaagaaaaagaaaaggaacaCAAGCTCAAAAATGGACAAAAACAAAATCTAAAAACAAAATGTTTCAAAAAAAGAAAATTGTTTGACTTATGGACTTGGAATTCAACtgtgaaaacaaatttaaaatggaAAAAGGTTTTCTTACCGAATCTAAAACATCTGAGCTgtcaaaataaagaaataaaaagaatCTACAACATCGAAGGCGGGTCAAAGATTGAAATAAATCTATAATTATAGAAttaaaaaatcataaaaagaaaaattatttaatctTTCTTCAAAATAAAAGTCtcaagtctcaaaaaaaaaaaaaaaaaccaacccGAACACTATTTTGCAAACACATCCAATTTATCAGACAAAATAAagaatatttttatcatttatttatattttttcccaACGAATTCTATGAGTTCTAAACTAACTAATCAAACTCTTCAGACGAAAAGAAAAAAATTATGAAATTATCCCTTATTTTGTTTAGTGATTTCGATGAATCCGTAAAATAGTGGGTTAATTTGTCATTCCAGTTGAGAAAATAAGCAAACAAAAACACTACGCTTACCAAAAAAACCGTCCTTAGCTGTCAGAGCTCTCTCTTCCTCTCTCGGGTCAATTAAAAACCAGAGGAAGAAGAAGCTCTGAACAGCGTTCTAGAGAGAGAGCTACGAGGTGGGTGTTCTGTTTTAGAGAGAGAAAAGATAGGAATTTGTGAGTCTAAGCCGAAAAGGAGAGCCTCCACGGCGGTGGTACGGCGGAGGCTCTCGGCGGCGTTCTTTTCCTTAGCTAAAACTAAGAGATTATCACGTGTTGTTTCTATTGATAACAACCCCCACCATGAGAGTTTTGTTCAAATCGAAGCCGAAAACTCCGGTCGACATCGTCCGGCAAACCCGTGATCTCCTCGCATTCGCCGACAGTCCTCCGGTTGATACTCGAGAATCCAAGCGGGAAGAAAAAGTGTAATTTAGCAATCAAATAACTTGCATTTGGGTTTTTATTGTTCATTGGGGTTTTTAAAATTTGAGCTTGTTTTGTATACTTTGCTTCACTTATTTTGAGTACCCAGATGGATATTTCTGATAAAGATATGATTTTGTTTCTGAAATTTGTGTTTAGTTCAAGCTAGAAGAAGGAAATTTTTGTTTATGTGATTCTGGTTCGGTTCTAAATCATGTTGCTTTGTTGGCTGATGATGATGATGGCTGAATTCTCATAAAGTTATGATTTTGTTCCTGAACCTTTTGTGATTTGAAGCTAAAAGAAATAACTTTTTACAATCTATTGAATCTTACACCAGTTCGGTTTTACACATGTTGGCTGTTTGCTTTCTTGGTTGCTGCTGATGGCTGAATTCTCATAAAGTTATAACCTTGTTTTTGAACTTTTTCTCGATTTGAAGCTAGAAGAATGAAATGTATGATCCTTTTTAGAGAATTCTGACAATTGTCGAGTACGACTATGGTTCGGTTTTAAAATTTCATGTTGTTTTCTTGTTGGTTGCAGATGGCTGAGTTGTACAAGAATTTAAGGGAGATGAAGGTGATTCTCTATGGAAATAGTGATGCTGAGCCTGTTCCAGAGGCTTGTGCTCAGCTGACACAGGAATTCTTCAGAGAAAACACTCTTCGGCTCTTGATTAAGAGTCTTCCCAAACTGAACTTGGAGGTAATGCAAAAAACAGGTTGCAAAATCATGTCATTTTATCGTTCTCTGTAATTTGTTTATAGAATTTGCCATGGGAAGATGTTATGACTTGCATTTTATGTTATGTTGCTCTCCTTCTTGATACTTACACTGCAAGCATCAACTTTTACAGGCCAGGAAAGATGCAACTCAAGTCGTTGCAAATTTACAGAGACAGCAAGTTCATTCGCGTTTGATTTCCTGTGATTACTTGGAATCAAACATTGATCTTATGGATATTCTAGCAGCAGGGTAAGTCCACGTGCTAGTCAGTAAATCAGTAATGAGAAACTGTTTGATGGGAATGATAAAATTTCCATTATCTTCTGCTTTTGCATCTTTTTGTCGCCCTTTGATTATTTATACTGTCTTCTCTTTACAGTTACCAAGACACTGATATGGCATTACACTATGGTGCAATGTTGAGGGAGTGCATTCGTCACCAAAGTGTTGCAAAGTGAGAAAAATAAATGAACTCTTTTACTCTCTAGTTAATTTCCAAGATCAATTGGCTGGCTTGGTGTAATTTGTCTAAGATGAAATTAAACTTTTACTTTATTTCACAGACATGTTTTGGAATCACCACACATGAGGAAGTTTTTTGActatattcaaataccaaatttcgATATTGCTGCAGATGCTGCTGCGACTTTTAAGGTAACAAATTAGTCCAAACATCAGTAGACTTGAATGTTTTTGCATTGGATGTTCTGTTACTTTACTTGTTTGCATACTGCAATTTTTAGCACTGGTGATCGTGAATCATGATGATGAAATATTATCTTGCAGGAGCTTTTGACAAGGCATAAATCTACTGTTGCTGAATTTCTCTCCAAGAATTATGACTGGGTAAGTGTTTGTTACTTTGTTTTCGGAATATTGTCTACCATTTGCATAATCGTCCATATATGCACattttatcaagtttcatgcatatAGATCGTAAAATCACATGCACATGACGACAAATATAAGAAGCTTGTGTTGTATAATGAAAGCTGTTGGATTGTGTAACAGCATTCGCAGTAGTTACTTTCTTCGCAAAAAGACTTGTCGATATATGCATATCTTCACACGCCTATCCAGTTCATGCATACACGTGCACTCCAAGAAAGATGCATATGGATATAAACTAAATAGACCATTAATCAAACACGTGATCTTGCTATCTAACTTGTTGAATTCTAACTTTTGACCTGAGTTGATATACTTAATACAAATTTTCTGTTGGTATCAGTTTTTTGCAGAGTACAACTCAAAGCTCTTGGAGTCTCAAAATTACATTACGAGACGTCAAGCTATCAAGGTTAGTGTTATACTAAAAAAAGTTTTATAAGAACTAGTATTACATTGTCACTGTCAGAATCGAGGTTTTTTCCATTATCATAAGTTTTTTTGCTGAAAAGGTTCTTCTATTTGTTGTAGCTATTGGGAGATATATTACTGGATAGGTCTAATTCTGTTGTGATGACCAGATATGTCCGCTCGAGGGATAACTTGAGAATCATGATGAATCTCCTTAGAGTATGATAACTAATCGTTTCTTGAAAAACTGTATTTTTGTATATTTCTTCTCTTAACTGATGAGTTCCCTTCTTGACAGGAATCAAGCAAGAGCATTCAGGTCGATGCATTTCATGTTTTCAAGGTACATATACATTATAATGTGTAGTTTGTGAAATTCCTAATAACTTCTCCAAATTTTCTTTAGAATTCTTCTAAAACCCGATGCCTTTTTCGTCTACAGCTATTTGTTGCTAATCAAAACAAGCCCTCAGACATTGTCAGCATTCTCGTTGCGAATCGAAGCAAGCTTCTTCGTTTGTTAGGCAAGTTCAAGTTGGACAAAGGTATTAATATATATGATCCCCAACTATTTTATTTCTTAACAATTTACCGCCAAACATCTGTTTAAGGACTTTTTTCCCTGTAATTTCTTTTAATGCAGAGAACGATCAGTTCGAGTCTGACAAGGATCAAGTGGTGAAGGAAATTGCCGCCCTTGAACCTAAGTGAAGGAGCTTGTCTCTTGTGTTGTAATCTCCTTAGTAATATTCAGGCTTTACtagatttgtcattgtttttaaaaAAGCCATAGTTATTTTTCAGTATTATTGCAGTTATGAATGTTAAATATATGTTAGACATATAGTTTTTCTGAGAGATGGAAACATATGAATGAAATGAATTGGCCTAGGATGTTATGTTGCTGGGGGTTTTATTCGTTTTACTTATAatattttttgaactgttttccTTGAAAAATAAGTTtttcttatataaaaaaaaaaggataTTATGGAAAGAAGTACCTATATTTTTAAAAATCGGATTCGAAGTTCTTGTATACATTTCCGGTACATTTTTGCTGATTGAGAATTTGAGATATGGTCACGGCCCAGTTTCCGTGTCAAAACCGAATGGAACCGATCAACACGGTTCCATTCCGTTTCTTACTTTTTTGAAAAAGTTATATGGAGTCATATCGGAATAGAGTTGGAATTGTTTAGAATCGAATCGTAATCCTTTAGAGAAAATTTCGGTTTTGACTTTTAATTTTGTTTCATAAATTAAAGAACCGTGAATTATAGGAACTGGACCGAATCGATAATGGCCATGTCCTAGggcaaaagtaaacaaaaaaatgtACACAAAACCCCCCATATGATAGTTTTAAAAAATCCTTTATAAGGATTTCCTAACCCAAGGTCATGTCCCCTATTTTTGTAtcctttttaaaaaaataattaaacgcAAGTGCCTTGAGTTGTTCTTGaaaaacactttcattttcaaacAAAAAAGAAATTTGGAAGATTTAAAATATGCTTTCTATTATCTTATATGTTGCTCCTACCTTAAAGAGGGAACGCAAAGAAAACGGTTTTGTCGATTTGTTTGTGGAGAAGAATTTGATAGAGGGACGTAAATATTTCAACTCTATTTTTGATTTTATTTGTTGtgtaaaatattatgtgtataTTTTGTTGTactccaaaaaaaaaattaaaaaaaaaaaacacaaaatgggaCATTTTGaaatagacaaaaaaaaaaaaaaaacattttgctTTCTACTTCACATGTAATGGATAGTTACATACATAACTAAAACAAATATTGTTATGCTAGTTTGTTAGCTATTGTTTTCATTCAATATGTTTTAGTACTTTTCAGTTTTTACTGCTCCATCTACATGTAGATCTATGCCCTAGCCGGGTAGCCTTTTATTTTTCGAGAAATTCTTAAGTAGGAATTCCGACACGTCGTAACTTATTGCATGCATATTAGCAACCAACATCCATATCTATTCAATCATTAAAAGAGAAGATAAAAAATATAATTCTTTTTCTTGAGATCGGAAGAATTTTTCAGCTTTTCCTCGAATTCGAATGTATGTCTCAGTCTCAAACAGCAAACTACATACTCCAAATTCTTTTAGAAAAAATTCGAGAGCATGATCCCGTAATAAGGATTCATAAAGAATCAATACTCAATAGTAGCTTAGGAATATTTTTTCCAAAGCATAAAAAATGGGCTTCAATACAAAAGCAATCCTCAAACTATATCAAAATTTGCGTCTGCATCCTTGAACTAAATAACTAACGTTATGCATGTCTATGAACTATTTTTGATCCGTCAAAAATAGACAACATAGCCACGTTATGGGCCTCAATAGTCAAGCCTATTTTTTAAAGGTAAAAATTTGCATGACGTTAGTCGTTACGTTACCATTTAGTTTAGTTAGTTGAAGGACCAGATATGACATTTCAAATATTTCAAGGACTTCTAGTGCAACAATCCGTATCTCCGTTTTGTATATAAAAAGCACAAAGAAGCTCCCGATCATCAACAAAATCAGTACTTAACCCACTAAATTATGACTGAAAATGGTTTGTATGATCATTTAAATTTATGTTCTTAATCCGAAATTGGAATTCTTTTTCATATTGATTTATACAAAAAAATGAGAAACTGCAGGTTCACTCTCAGAGTTCATGAACGCTGCCATTGATGCAGCTAAGAGTGCTGGCCAGGTTAGTTTTTGAATTCCATTTTCGAATAAAGAAGCCATCTTTTTCTTCTGGGTAGTCGAAAAGTTTCGATTTTTATTCGTTTCTGGATTCATTTTTCAGGTAATTCGTAATGCGTTCTATGAGACCAAGCTTGTGGAGCATAAAGGCTCTGTAAGTttctttgaaattcaatttaaagtCCATTCCTTTTTGCATGTTGATCCTTTTGTGATTGATTCTTTGCTTTGGCCCCCATTGATCTAAATTGTATGCAACTGGGTTTAATGGAATCTTGTAGAGTTATGTTACGTTTTATGAATTTAGACACTCCTTATTTCATGAATGACCTTGAATTTATTGTTGTTTGAATCTAAGCTTCATTTGTGGTTTTCAGTAAACCCGAATTCTTGCACTTTTATGAATCTTCTTTTTCAAATAATTATCATTCTGGATACTTCTTTGTTGATTCATGGAGTATCGATTTGAAATGCAGGTGGATTTGGTTACTAAGACTGATAAGGAATGCGAAGATCTCATATTTAATTATCTCAAGCAAAAATTCCCCACCCATAAGGTTAGAATCTTTTTCTCCAACTTCTTGATGTGTCTTTAAAACATAGTTTTATATTTCCGCTCATTGAAAAACATAATGTGTTGCTTGCTTATCAAAATGGTGTCAATTTCTGAACTTGCCTCATCCATATGTTTCACCTAGTTCATTGGTGAGGAAACTACAGCAGCTAATGGTAAAATGGAATTGACTGATGAGCCCACCTGGATTGTTGATCCTGTTGATGGAACGACAAACTTTGTACATGGGTAGTAATCATTTTCATTTTTTGCCATTGGTCTTGTCTTGTTTATATTTTCAGTCAGTTTAATCGGTTTTTTATTTTTGCTACATCTTTTAGGTTCCCCTTTGTGTGTGTCTCCATTGGTCTTACAATTTCAAAGACTCCTGTAGTTGGTGTTGTTTACAATCCGATAATAAATGAGGTATGGCGTGTTTCTCTTTTCCTATTAGTGTGGACTAAAAGTGAGGGAAAAACAATCTTTTATGCTCACACAGAGATTTGGAATTGGGAGTGTGAATTATATCACATATGCTTATTACTTCAATAGTGCAATGGTCATGACGATTGGCTAGGATTGTATATGGCTTGGCTTCCTGTTAAATAGCATGGAGTTTAAAATTACCTTGCAGAATTTACCCTTTGGTTTTAAGTGTGACTTTCGAGTGGTTTTCGTGTAGCTTTTTACTGCCATCGAAGGACAAGGTGCTTTTCTTAATGGGAATCCTATAAAAGGTGAGTGCTCTTTTATCGTTTCCTTTTCAATTGGGGTTTTTATATCTTTGCTCTATATTTGAAAGATTTCTGTATTTGAATTTGCAGCATCCTCTCAAAGTGAGCTTTTGAAGTGTCTTTTGGCAACTGATGTGAGCATCTATGTTTGCTTTTTCAAAGTTTAGTCGATTAATAATAATTTTGGCATGAAATCTATGAAAGAGCAATTTGTTTTGCTTGTTACTTGGATCTCATTTGTTTTCTTAAGATTTTATCGTTCATTTCTGATAACTAAAGCTTTTTTCGTTGACATGTCAGGTTGGATACAGTCGTGAAAAGTCGAATGTGGATgctatgacaaatagcatcaatagcTTACTGCtgaaggtaaaacaagattgagggTTTTAATTGTTGTTAAAACTTTATATATTTCCTCTCTATTGATTTCATACTCGATGCCTTTCTTAATTATCAGGTGAGGTCCATTCGGATATGTGGCTCATGTGCATTGAACCTGTGTGGAATTGCATGTGGAAGATTTGATCTGTTTTTTCAGTCTGGATTTGGTCCATGGTAACTTAAAATTGAAACTTTCCTCAAATCTAATTTCTCTTTGTAAATGGTTTTGCGTTATACCAAAGGAAATTAAAATAAGCCTTCTCCTTTACTCAGGGATGTGGCGGCCGGAGTCTTAATTGTCAAAGAAGCCGGAGGGATTGTTTATGACCAGTaagtgtaaaaatataaatttcacATTTTATATCATCAAGAGGAATGATAAATGAATTTAAGAATTTTGTTTTATTGCCTCAGATCTGGAAAAGATTTCGACCTTACTTCTCAGAGAGTGGCAGCTTCAAACTCTATCGTCAAGGATGCATTTCTTGAAGTTTTGGAGCCATATGTAGCATCTTCAAATTATTAATCACTCTATGTAATAGTTATTTCTTCCTGTCATTTGATTGACTATATATATGCACTTTGATTGATAAAATAACGAGTTACCAGATGGATGAGGGAAATTTTCTTGATTCTTCCTATTCAACAAAATAACTACATCTGACATGTTGTGATTTACTAGGAAAATAAACTTACTTTTGTTTCCTGCAACTACTGGAATTAAAGAATTGAACCTAAATA harbors:
- the LOC139883593 gene encoding putative MO25-like protein At5g47540 — its product is MRVLFKSKPKTPVDIVRQTRDLLAFADSPPVDTRESKREEKMAELYKNLREMKVILYGNSDAEPVPEACAQLTQEFFRENTLRLLIKSLPKLNLEARKDATQVVANLQRQQVHSRLISCDYLESNIDLMDILAAGYQDTDMALHYGAMLRECIRHQSVAKHVLESPHMRKFFDYIQIPNFDIAADAAATFKELLTRHKSTVAEFLSKNYDWFFAEYNSKLLESQNYITRRQAIKLLGDILLDRSNSVVMTRYVRSRDNLRIMMNLLRESSKSIQVDAFHVFKLFVANQNKPSDIVSILVANRSKLLRLLGKFKLDKENDQFESDKDQVVKEIAALEPK
- the LOC139883596 gene encoding inositol monophosphatase 3-like, producing the protein MTENGSLSEFMNAAIDAAKSAGQVIRNAFYETKLVEHKGSVDLVTKTDKECEDLIFNYLKQKFPTHKFIGEETTAANGKMELTDEPTWIVDPVDGTTNFVHGFPFVCVSIGLTISKTPVVGVVYNPIINELFTAIEGQGAFLNGNPIKASSQSELLKCLLATDVGYSREKSNVDAMTNSINSLLLKVRSIRICGSCALNLCGIACGRFDLFFQSGFGPWDVAAGVLIVKEAGGIVYDQSGKDFDLTSQRVAASNSIVKDAFLEVLEPYVASSNY